A genomic window from Carassius carassius chromosome 29, fCarCar2.1, whole genome shotgun sequence includes:
- the LOC132109994 gene encoding UDP-N-acetylglucosamine--peptide N-acetylglucosaminyltransferase 110 kDa subunit isoform X5, whose amino-acid sequence MACYLKAIETQPNFAVAWSNLGCVFNAQGEIWLAIHHFEKAVTLDPNFLDAYINLGNVLKEARIFDRAVAGYLRALSLSPNHAVVHGNLACVYYEQGLIDLAIDTYRRAIELQPHFPDAYCNLANALKEKGNVSEAEDCYNTALRLCPTHADSLNNLANIKREQGNIEEAVQLYRKALEVFPEFAAAHSNLASVLQQQGKLQEALMHYKEAIRISPTFADAYSNMGNTLKEMQDVQGALQCYTRAIQINPAFADAHSNLASIHKDSGNIPEAIASYRTALKLKPDFPDAYCNLAHCLQIVCDWTDYDERMKKLVSIVADQLEKNRLPSVHPHHSMLYPLSHGFRKAIAERHGNLCLDKINALHKPAYEHPKDLKASGGRLRVGYISSDFGNHPTSHLMQSIPGMHNSEKFEVFCYALSPDDSTNFRVKVMAEAHHFIDLSQIPCNGKAADRIHQDGVHILVNMNGYTKGARNELFALHPAPIQAMWLGYPGTSGAPFMDYIITDKETSPFEVAEQYSEKMAYMPNTFFIGDHANMFPHLKKKAVIDFKSNGHIFDNRIVLNGIDLKAFLESLPDIKIVKMECDGQESTDSNGALSMPVIPMNTAAEAIINMINQGQIQVTINGFTVSNGLATTQIFTVEEVIVSGTVALQINNKAATGEEVPRTIVVTTRSQYGLPEDSIVYCNFNQLYKIDPPTLQMWANILKRVPNSVLWLLRFPAVGEPNIQQYAQNLGLPASRIIFSPVAPKEEHVRRGQLADVCLDTPLCNGHTTGMDVLWAGTPMVTMPGETLASRVAASQLTCLGCPELIAQSRQEYEDVAVKLGTDMEFLKKVRARVWKQRICSPLFNTKQYTMDLERLYLQMWEHYAAGGKPDHLVKMQSLESSESA is encoded by the exons AAAGCAATTGAAACCCAGCCAAACTTTGCCGTGGCATGGAGTAACCTGGGCTGCGTGTTCAATGCCCAGGGGGAGATCTGGCTGGCCATACATCATTTTGAGAAG GCAGTGACCCTGGACCCTAACTTTTTGGATGCTTACATCAACTTGGGCAATGTTCTGAAAGAGGCTCGTATCTTTGACAG AGCTGTTGCTGGTTATCTGCGTGCCCTCAGCCTGAGCCCTAATCATGCTGTTGTCCATGGAAACCTGGCGTGCGTGTACTACGAGCAGGGATTGATTGACCTGGCCATTGATACTTACCGTCGTGCCATTGAACTGCAGCCACACTTTCCTGATGCATACTGCAATCTCGCTAATGCACTGAAAGAGAAAGGCAAT GTTTCTGAAGCTGAAGATTGTTACAACACTGCGCTGCGTCTGTGCCCGACTCACGCTGACTCCCTTAACAATCTGGCCAACATCAAGCGTGAGCAAGGCAACATTGAGGAAGCTGTGCAGCTCTACAGAAAAGCGCTGGAG GTGTTCCCTGAATTTGCTGCTGCCCATTCAAACCTTGCCAGTGTCCTGCAGCAGCAGGGGAAACTTCAGGAAGCTCTCATGCACTATAAGGAAGCAATCAG AATCAGCCCCACATTTGCTGATGCTTACTCTAATATGGGCAACACTCTGAAAGAGATGCAGGATGTTCAGGGAGCGCTGCAGTGCTACACTCGAGCCATTCAGATCAACCCCGCTTTTGCAGATGCTCACAGTAACTTGGCCTCAATACACAAG GATTCTGGGAATATTCCTGAAGCGATTGCATCGTACCGCACTGCCCTGAAGCTCAAGCCTGACTTCCCTGATGCTTATTGTAACCTGGCTCACTGTCTGCAG ATTGTATGTGACTGGACTGACTATGATGAGCGCATGAAGAAGCTGGTGAGCATTGTGGCTGATCAACTTGAGAAGAACCGCTTGCCATCCGTGCATCCCCATCATAGCATGCTCTACCCCCTCTCTCACGGTTTCCGCAAGGCAATTGCAGAGAGGCATGGCAACTTGTGTCTGGATAAG ATCAATGCTCTTCATAAACCTGCCTATGAGCATCCAAAGGACTTGAAGGCCAGTGGAGGCCGTTTGCGTGTGGGTTACATTAGCTCTGATTTTGGCAACCATCCCACGTCCCACCTGATGCAGTCCATCCCTGGCATGCACAACTCTGAGAAGTTCGAG GTGTTTTGCTATGCTCTCAGCCCAGATGACAGCACCAACTTCAGAGTTAAAGTCATGGCGGAGGCTCATCACTTTATTGACCTCTCACAG ATCCCCTGTAATGGAAAGGCAGCAGACCGGATCCATCAAGATGGAGTCCACATCCTGGTCAACATGAATGGTTATACTAAAGGAGCACGCAATGAGCTTTTCGCATTACACCCTGCACCCATTCAG GCCATGTGGCTTGGATACCCAGGCACCAGTGGAGCTCCGTTCATGGACTACATTATCACTGATAAAGAGACGTCTCCTTTTGAGGTCGCAGAGCAGTACTCTGAGAAAATGGCCTACATGCCAAACACTTTCTTCATTGGAGATCACGCCAACATGTTCCCTCACCTCAAG AAAAAAGCAGTGATCGACTTCAAGTCAAATGGCCATATTTTTGACAATCGCATAGTACTGAATGGCATTGATCTGAAAGCCTTCCTGGAAAGCCTGCCAGATATCAAAATTGTGAAG ATGGAATGTGATGGTCAAGAGTCCACTGACAGTAACGGTGCCCTCTCTATGCCTGTCATCCCTATGAACACAGCCGCTGAGGCCATCATAAACATGATCAACCAGGGCCAGATCCAGGTCACCATCAATGGATTTACGGTCAGCAACGGCCTGGCCACCACTCAG atttttacagTGGAGGAGGTTATTGTATCTGGGACTGTAGCCTTGCAG ATTAACAACAAAGCAGCAACAGGAGAAGAGGTTCCCAGAACAATCGTGGTGACCACCCGCTCGCAGTATGGCCTCCCTGAAGACTCTATTGTCTATTGCAACTTCAACCAGCTCTACAAGATTGACCCTCCCACCCTGCAGATGTGGGCCAAT ATCCTGAAGCGTGTGCCCAACAGTGTGCTTTGGCTGCTGCGCTTCCCAGCTGTGGGTGAGCCCAATATCCAACAGTACGCTCAGAACCTGGGCCTGCCTGCTTCCCGCATCATCTTCTCCCCCGTGGCTCCCAAAGAGGAGCATGTGAGACGTGGACAGCTGGCTGATGTGTGCCTGGACACGCCGCTCTGTAACGGACACACCACAGGCATGGATGTGCTGTGGGCTGGTACCCCCATGGTCACTATGCCAG GAGAGACACTGGCTTCTCGTGTCGCTGCCTCTCAGCTCACCTGTCTTGGCTGCCCTGAGCTCATCGCCCAAAGCCGTCAGGAGTACGAAGACGTTGCTGTGAAGCTTGGCACTGATATGGAATT CCTGAAGAAGGTCCGTGCCCGCGTGTGGAAGCAGCGCATCTGCAGCCCGCTCTTCAACACCAAACAGTACACCATGGACCTGGAGAGACTCTACCTGCAGATGTGGGAGCATTACGCTGCTGGTGGCAAACCTGACCACCTGGTCAAAATGCAGTCTCTGGAGAGCAGCGAGAGCGCCTAA